Proteins encoded within one genomic window of Flavobacterium sp. NG2:
- a CDS encoding CHRD domain-containing protein: protein MKTILKLVFLLLVLVSFSSCDKDDDDNKTNNMITFKAVLNGASEVPANSSTATGTAVLTFDNVTKIFTVNVIYTGLTVTNAHIHKGAVGVSGSPVFGFSTFISPINYTSVALTTEQEADLKANLYYVNLHSSAYSGGEIRGQLIMQ, encoded by the coding sequence ATGAAAACTATACTGAAGTTAGTTTTTCTTTTACTTGTTCTTGTTAGTTTTTCATCTTGTGATAAAGACGATGATGATAATAAAACCAACAATATGATTACTTTTAAAGCTGTCCTAAATGGCGCTAGCGAAGTTCCAGCAAACTCTTCAACTGCAACTGGTACGGCAGTTTTGACATTTGATAACGTTACTAAAATATTTACTGTTAATGTTATTTATACCGGTTTAACGGTAACTAATGCCCACATACACAAAGGAGCTGTTGGGGTAAGCGGTTCACCAGTATTTGGATTTAGCACTTTTATTTCTCCTATTAATTATACTAGCGTTGCTTTAACCACTGAGCAGGAAGCAGATTTAAAAGCCAATCTTTACTATGTAAACCTGCATAGTTCCGCTTATAGTGGGGGTGAAATTAGAGGCCAATTAATTATGCAGTAA
- the rlmH gene encoding 23S rRNA (pseudouridine(1915)-N(3))-methyltransferase RlmH, with translation MNIKLIAIGKTDNKALQTLIDDYTKRLSFYIKFDLEIIPDIKNVKNLSESQQKEKEGELILSKISPTDQLVLLDENGKNFSSVGFSEELQKKMNSGIKTLVFVIGGPYGFSDMVYAKAKGKISLSLMTFSHQMVRLFFIEQLYRGFTILRNEPYHHQ, from the coding sequence ATGAACATCAAACTCATTGCCATAGGCAAAACCGACAATAAAGCATTACAAACCTTAATCGACGACTATACCAAAAGACTGTCTTTCTACATTAAGTTTGACTTAGAGATTATTCCCGATATCAAAAACGTCAAAAACTTATCTGAAAGTCAGCAAAAGGAAAAAGAAGGTGAACTCATTTTATCTAAAATAAGTCCAACCGACCAACTGGTTTTATTAGACGAAAACGGTAAAAACTTTTCGAGTGTTGGTTTTTCAGAAGAATTACAAAAGAAAATGAACTCTGGTATTAAGACTTTAGTTTTTGTTATTGGTGGCCCTTATGGTTTTTCGGATATGGTTTATGCCAAAGCCAAAGGAAAAATTTCACTCTCCTTAATGACCTTTTCTCACCAAATGGTACGACTTTTTTTCATCGAACAATTATACCGTGGTTTTACAATTTTGAGAAACGAACCTTATCACCATCAATAA
- a CDS encoding ATP-binding cassette domain-containing protein gives MQQLEHWDILLSNQVAKKDFITSLINQNANGELQPFNSKKGILFSDLAIEKFIEKEYQYDSVEAAPETHRQLRTFSSGERKKAFLKYCIKQQPDFIILDNPLDHLDHFSRKELVLQLENLAQHIIFIQLINRLDDVLPFVINKRQIKDNSFVLEPIKQKESTSNPFTLKPIPSSIDSIVCPGTVLIQMNNLSVSYNERPILNNINWTIKKGEFWQLIGPNGSGKSTILSLISGDNSKGYGQDLHLFGMKKGSGESIWDIKKNIGQYATAMTDLFQKKQTVEQMILSGFFDSVGLYTQPSTLQQKKADEWFDFLNMTHLKKKSFLDLSIGQQRLIMIVRAVLKHPPLLILDEPTEGLDDENVELVTQLISHLAQETEITILFVSHRIEKLLAPNAVYELTPTETGSIGQIRTFE, from the coding sequence ATGCAACAACTCGAACATTGGGATATCCTTTTAAGTAATCAAGTAGCCAAAAAAGATTTCATCACAAGTCTCATAAATCAAAATGCTAATGGTGAATTGCAACCTTTTAATTCTAAAAAAGGGATTCTTTTTTCTGATTTAGCCATCGAAAAATTCATTGAAAAGGAATATCAATACGATTCAGTTGAAGCCGCACCTGAAACCCATCGCCAACTAAGAACTTTTTCATCGGGAGAACGTAAAAAAGCATTTCTAAAATACTGTATAAAACAACAACCTGACTTTATTATACTGGACAATCCGCTAGACCACTTGGATCATTTTTCCAGGAAAGAATTGGTATTACAATTAGAAAACTTAGCACAACATATTATATTTATTCAACTCATTAATCGTCTTGATGATGTATTGCCCTTTGTCATTAACAAACGACAAATAAAGGACAATTCGTTTGTGCTGGAACCCATAAAACAAAAAGAATCAACTTCAAACCCTTTTACATTAAAACCAATTCCTTCATCCATTGACTCGATTGTTTGTCCTGGAACGGTATTAATCCAAATGAATAATTTATCGGTAAGTTATAATGAAAGACCTATTTTAAACAATATCAATTGGACTATCAAAAAAGGAGAATTCTGGCAACTTATAGGACCAAATGGTTCAGGAAAAAGCACCATCCTTTCATTAATTTCTGGAGATAACTCCAAAGGCTACGGACAAGACTTACATCTCTTTGGTATGAAAAAAGGAAGTGGAGAAAGTATTTGGGATATCAAGAAAAACATCGGACAATACGCCACCGCCATGACCGATTTATTTCAAAAAAAACAAACTGTAGAACAAATGATTCTTTCTGGATTTTTTGATTCTGTTGGTTTATATACACAACCTTCCACCCTACAACAAAAAAAAGCTGACGAATGGTTCGATTTTCTTAACATGACTCATCTGAAGAAAAAATCATTTCTCGATCTTTCCATTGGTCAACAACGACTGATAATGATTGTTCGTGCTGTACTCAAACACCCGCCATTATTAATTCTAGACGAACCAACAGAAGGACTCGATGATGAAAACGTCGAATTAGTAACCCAACTTATCTCTCATTTAGCCCAAGAAACGGAGATTACAATTCTATTTGTTTCTCATCGTATAGAAAAACTTTTGGCACCCAATGCCGTTTATGAATTAACACCAACTGAAACTGGGTCAATAGGTCAAATCCGAACTTTTGAGTAA
- a CDS encoding cytochrome c → MKKILKIIGLLIISLFTIAAAGYVYINATDVPKYETLKIDYQVKSDSLTIKRGKKLALMLCANCHMNHETGKLTGTKMLDAPTEFGEIYSQNITQDKTYGIGNWTDAEILYLLRTGVKKDGQYTPPYMAKLPHMADDDINAIISFLRSDDPLMKADPTPDTPTKPAFLTKLLCRVAWKPFPLPSEKIQLPDTTNTVALGKYLAINLDCYSCHSADFKTNNFLEPELSKGYFAGGNKPLNRDGKVMLTPNLTPDKETGIGNWSKEKFIKAVRFGIVDDKTSLAYPMTPYTLLTDKEVAAIYDYLQTIPPIKNKVQKSQAN, encoded by the coding sequence ATGAAAAAAATTTTAAAAATTATCGGACTTTTGATTATCTCCTTATTTACCATTGCTGCTGCTGGTTATGTCTACATAAATGCAACCGATGTTCCAAAATACGAGACTTTAAAGATAGATTATCAAGTAAAAAGTGACTCATTAACCATTAAAAGAGGTAAAAAACTAGCATTAATGCTTTGTGCAAACTGCCATATGAATCACGAAACAGGCAAACTTACAGGAACCAAAATGCTCGATGCTCCTACAGAATTTGGAGAAATTTATTCTCAAAATATTACTCAAGATAAAACATATGGAATTGGAAATTGGACGGATGCCGAAATCTTATACTTATTGCGAACAGGTGTAAAAAAAGATGGACAATATACGCCTCCTTATATGGCTAAATTACCCCATATGGCGGATGATGACATAAACGCAATCATTTCCTTTTTAAGATCAGATGACCCACTTATGAAAGCAGACCCAACACCTGACACCCCCACAAAACCAGCTTTTTTAACTAAATTATTATGCCGTGTTGCTTGGAAACCTTTTCCTTTACCTAGCGAAAAAATTCAACTTCCAGACACTACAAACACCGTTGCACTTGGAAAATATTTAGCAATCAATTTAGATTGTTATTCATGTCATTCTGCCGATTTTAAAACAAATAACTTTTTAGAACCAGAATTAAGTAAAGGATATTTTGCTGGTGGAAACAAGCCCTTAAACCGAGACGGAAAAGTAATGCTGACACCTAATTTAACACCAGATAAAGAAACAGGCATCGGAAATTGGTCAAAGGAAAAATTCATCAAAGCAGTACGCTTTGGAATAGTCGATGATAAAACCAGTTTAGCTTATCCTATGACACCCTATACACTGCTTACAGACAAAGAAGTTGCTGCTATTTATGATTATTTACAAACGATTCCTCCAATAAAAAACAAAGTGCAAAAGTCGCAAGCCAATTAA
- the nadC gene encoding carboxylating nicotinate-nucleotide diphosphorylase — protein MISESQFQDELQILIANAIREDVGDGDHSSLACIPSDAQGKAKLLVKDEGIIAGVALAKMVFEYVDASLKIETFIADGTPVKFGDVVFHVSGSSQSILKAERLVLNSMQRMSAIATKTNSYVQLLAGTDTKILDTRKTTPSFRVAEKWAVKIGGGENHRFALYDMVMLKDNHIDFAGGISLAIAKTKEYLKRENRDLKIIVEARDLDEVKEIVASGGVYRILLDNFDYEMTKEAVKLIGDQCLTESSGNINEDTIRQYAECGVNYISSGALTHSIYNMDLSLKAF, from the coding sequence ATGATTAGTGAATCACAATTTCAAGACGAGTTACAAATTTTAATTGCAAATGCTATCCGTGAGGATGTAGGGGACGGAGATCATAGTTCGCTAGCTTGTATTCCTTCAGATGCACAAGGTAAAGCGAAATTATTGGTGAAAGACGAAGGGATTATTGCTGGTGTGGCTTTGGCTAAAATGGTTTTTGAATATGTTGATGCCAGTTTGAAAATAGAAACTTTTATTGCAGATGGTACGCCAGTAAAGTTTGGTGATGTTGTTTTTCATGTATCAGGAAGTTCACAATCGATTTTGAAAGCCGAGCGATTGGTGTTGAATTCCATGCAACGTATGTCGGCTATTGCGACGAAAACCAATAGTTATGTGCAACTATTAGCAGGAACCGATACTAAAATATTAGACACACGTAAAACAACACCAAGTTTTCGTGTGGCCGAAAAATGGGCCGTAAAAATAGGGGGTGGCGAAAATCATCGTTTTGCACTCTATGATATGGTGATGTTAAAGGATAATCATATAGATTTTGCAGGCGGAATTAGTTTGGCGATTGCTAAAACTAAAGAGTATCTGAAAAGAGAAAATCGTGACCTAAAAATAATTGTTGAAGCTAGAGATTTAGATGAAGTTAAAGAAATAGTAGCTAGCGGTGGTGTTTATCGTATCCTTTTGGATAATTTTGATTACGAAATGACAAAAGAAGCGGTGAAACTTATTGGTGATCAATGCTTGACTGAATCGTCAGGGAATATCAATGAAGATACGATTCGTCAATATGCTGAGTGTGGAGTGAATTACATTTCTTCAGGCGCATTAACACATTCTATTTATAATATGGATTTAAGTTTAAAAGCATTTTAG
- a CDS encoding YihY/virulence factor BrkB family protein: MSAEIEEIFNRVPILRNLVKGLKKIKLPKLEGLTLYDLLELYGLGLTESAFSNRAGSIAFSFFMALFPFALFILNLIPYIPIEGFQQDFLKFVADGVPPNTFSAIESIIDDILNNSHSGLLSTGFFLSIFLQANGLNAILGGFEKSAHVLVKRGFFQQYLVALGMSLALSFLLIITVAIIVVFEVVIQLKAVQDILSDSIPMIILGRYVFLVLMVLITTSILFKFGTKHKYHGAFISVASVFTTVLTIVISYFFGVWVVHFSKYNELYGSIGTLLIVMFYIWINCMILLLGFELNATIDKLRKDNAKNRIED; the protein is encoded by the coding sequence ATGTCAGCAGAAATTGAAGAAATATTCAATCGGGTTCCTATACTACGAAACTTAGTTAAGGGATTAAAAAAAATAAAACTTCCAAAGTTAGAAGGACTTACGCTCTATGATTTACTTGAATTATATGGGTTAGGGCTGACAGAGAGTGCTTTTTCTAATCGTGCTGGATCAATTGCGTTTAGTTTTTTCATGGCATTATTTCCTTTTGCTTTATTTATTTTAAATTTAATACCATATATCCCAATTGAAGGATTTCAACAAGATTTTTTAAAATTTGTTGCTGATGGTGTACCGCCAAATACCTTTTCTGCTATCGAAAGTATTATTGACGATATTTTGAATAATAGTCATTCAGGCTTATTATCAACGGGTTTTTTCTTGTCTATATTTTTACAGGCTAATGGATTAAATGCGATCCTTGGGGGATTTGAAAAATCAGCTCATGTATTGGTAAAAAGAGGATTTTTTCAACAATATTTAGTAGCATTAGGGATGTCGTTAGCTTTGTCATTTTTATTAATAATTACCGTAGCAATCATTGTTGTTTTTGAAGTTGTTATTCAATTGAAAGCAGTTCAAGACATCCTCAGTGATAGTATTCCAATGATTATTTTAGGAAGGTATGTTTTTTTAGTTTTGATGGTTTTAATCACAACTTCCATTTTATTCAAATTTGGGACAAAACATAAATACCATGGTGCATTTATATCAGTTGCCTCAGTGTTTACAACTGTTTTGACAATTGTAATCTCCTATTTTTTTGGAGTATGGGTGGTTCATTTTTCTAAGTATAATGAATTGTATGGGTCTATTGGAACGTTGCTGATTGTGATGTTTTATATTTGGATCAACTGTATGATTTTATTATTAGGTTTTGAGTTGAATGCGACCATCGATAAACTCAGAAAAGATAACGCTAAAAACCGAATTGAAGATTAA